In Callospermophilus lateralis isolate mCalLat2 chromosome 4, mCalLat2.hap1, whole genome shotgun sequence, one genomic interval encodes:
- the Smim18 gene encoding small integral membrane protein 18, producing MASSHWNETTTSVYQYLGFQVQKIYPFHDNWNTACFVILLLFIFTVVSLVVLAFLYEVLDCCCCVKNKTVKDLKSEPNPLRSMMDNIRKRDTEVV from the coding sequence ATGGCTTCCAGTCACTGGAACGAAACCACCACCTCTGTTTATCAGTATCTTGGTTTTCAAGTTCAAAAAATTTACCCTTTCCATGATAACTGGAACACTGCCTGCTTTGTCATTctgcttttatttatatttactgtAGTATCTTTAGTGGTGCTGGCTTTCCTTTATGAAGTGCTTGACTGCTGCTGCTGTGTAAAAAACAAAACTGTGAAAGACTTGAAAAGTGAACCTAACCCTCTTAGAAGCATGATGGACAACATCAGAAAACGAGATACAGAAGTGGTCTAG